In Caproiciproducens sp. NJN-50, the following are encoded in one genomic region:
- the miaB gene encoding tRNA (N6-isopentenyl adenosine(37)-C2)-methylthiotransferase MiaB, which produces MPEEAPFLSHLPAPDNGEAVRRVREIMAMRTRGGPPLALVRTYGCQQNVSDSEKIKGFLAQMGFSFTENEEDADFILFNTCAVREHAEDRVFGNVGALKNVKRRHPSTLIAVCGCMMEEEKAAERIRSVFPFVGLVFGTHVIHRFPQLLLRALTESGRVFERGDDSGDREIAEGLPVQRDGKVKAWLTAMYGCDNFCSYCIVPYVRGRERSREPEAILEEFRGLVRDGYKDITLLGQNVNSYGKSLAHPVSFAALLRMLDEAEGDYRIRFMTSHPKDLTKELIDTIAAGRHISHHLHLPFQSGNNRVLKEMNRGYTREQYLDLTAYAKEKISDLSLTSDVIVGFPGESYEEFLDTVDLIRRVEFTSLFTFIYSPRTGTRAAGLPDPVPMGEKTKWFQELCAEQEAIAARRCASSVGTVQRVLIERQNPKTGLLTGRTDGNIVVDFPGKPALTGGFADVRVTGARNWILSGELI; this is translated from the coding sequence TTGCCAGAAGAAGCCCCGTTCCTGTCTCATCTACCGGCGCCGGATAACGGCGAAGCCGTCCGGCGGGTTCGAGAAATCATGGCGATGCGGACGCGCGGCGGCCCGCCGTTGGCGCTGGTGCGCACTTACGGCTGCCAGCAGAATGTTTCCGACAGCGAAAAGATCAAGGGCTTCCTTGCTCAAATGGGATTTTCGTTTACGGAAAACGAGGAAGACGCGGATTTTATTTTGTTCAATACCTGCGCGGTGCGCGAACATGCGGAGGACCGGGTGTTCGGAAACGTCGGCGCGCTGAAGAATGTGAAACGCCGGCATCCGTCCACGCTGATCGCCGTCTGCGGCTGCATGATGGAGGAGGAAAAAGCCGCCGAGCGGATTCGTTCCGTGTTTCCGTTTGTCGGTCTTGTGTTCGGGACCCACGTGATCCACCGCTTCCCGCAGCTTCTGCTGCGCGCGCTGACGGAAAGCGGGCGCGTGTTCGAGCGCGGGGACGACAGCGGGGACCGCGAGATCGCGGAGGGCCTTCCGGTCCAGCGGGACGGAAAAGTCAAGGCGTGGCTCACCGCCATGTACGGCTGCGACAATTTCTGTTCCTACTGCATCGTGCCCTATGTTCGGGGACGGGAGCGCAGCCGCGAGCCGGAGGCGATTCTGGAGGAATTCCGGGGGCTTGTCCGGGACGGATACAAAGACATTACCCTGCTGGGCCAGAATGTCAACTCCTATGGCAAATCCCTTGCACACCCGGTCAGCTTTGCCGCTCTCCTGCGCATGCTGGACGAAGCCGAGGGCGATTACCGCATCCGTTTTATGACCTCTCATCCCAAGGACCTGACCAAAGAGCTGATCGATACCATCGCGGCGGGCAGGCATATCAGCCATCATCTCCACCTGCCGTTCCAGTCGGGAAACAACCGGGTTCTGAAAGAGATGAACCGCGGTTACACGAGGGAGCAATACCTGGACCTGACTGCTTACGCGAAAGAAAAAATTTCCGATCTTTCCCTTACTTCCGACGTGATTGTCGGATTTCCCGGGGAAAGCTATGAAGAGTTCCTCGATACGGTCGATCTGATCCGGCGCGTGGAATTTACTTCCCTGTTTACTTTTATCTATTCGCCCCGCACGGGGACAAGAGCGGCCGGATTGCCGGATCCTGTGCCGATGGGCGAAAAAACCAAGTGGTTTCAGGAACTGTGCGCGGAGCAGGAGGCGATTGCCGCAAGGCGCTGCGCCTCTTCCGTCGGGACGGTGCAGAGAGTGCTGATCGAAAGGCAAAATCCGAAGACGGGGCTCCTGACCGGCCGCACGGACGGAAACATCGTGGTCGATTTTCCGGGCAAACCCGCCCTGACCGGCGGGTTTGCCGACGTCCGCGTCACCGGCGCGCGCAACTGGATTCTGAGCGGGGAACTGATCTGA
- a CDS encoding YlbF family regulator: MDIIQMTRDLGKEIQKDDRYLKMQLAVQNTDDDEGLQDLIGQYNLKRMSLESEARKQDRDQEKLQAYQQELNSLYETIMKVPSMAAYNEAKAQMDTLLRRVNAIIEQSANGADPETADYVEHSCGGECGSCSGCH, from the coding sequence ATGGATATTATTCAGATGACAAGGGATTTGGGCAAGGAAATTCAGAAGGACGACAGATACCTGAAAATGCAGCTTGCGGTTCAGAATACGGATGACGACGAGGGCCTGCAGGACCTGATCGGCCAGTATAACCTGAAAAGAATGTCGTTGGAATCGGAGGCCAGGAAACAGGACCGCGATCAGGAAAAGCTTCAGGCTTATCAGCAGGAGCTGAACAGCCTGTATGAAACCATCATGAAGGTTCCGAGCATGGCTGCGTACAACGAAGCCAAGGCCCAGATGGACACCCTGCTGCGCCGCGTCAACGCGATCATCGAGCAGAGCGCGAACGGCGCGGACCCGGAGACGGCGGATTACGTCGAGCATTCCTGCGGCGGCGAATGCGGCTCCTGCAGCGGATGCCACTAA
- a CDS encoding glycosyltransferase family 2 protein yields MELSLILPVKNVEEEIVGILRFVQKQAEELNSELIVVDMGSVDRTVLQAVRQMKEMGLHGYVIQNGNSTASAALNTGIQKADGSYISFIFARRLYENFVPAFLETAKRTKADFVFGCTGREEARSAERRSLSSAILHHGGNQYLKSWILRGAAIDISAVLIRRSFLLERQIEFEEACRYGYSEEFIARCLLLSDAVVQAPVVLRRNETCELKRGKQKPAGTDIFQRVESVLRIADAVRSNCPEDAELLRLVERIRVPQAVMNAVDVLLREGNDARSVRGCLQAFGYNRLLTADRRMDPKLRRSILLWRFSPGLYRPR; encoded by the coding sequence ATGGAACTTTCTTTGATCTTGCCGGTTAAAAATGTGGAAGAAGAGATTGTCGGGATCCTTCGTTTTGTTCAGAAGCAGGCTGAAGAACTGAACTCGGAACTGATCGTTGTCGATATGGGTTCGGTGGATCGTACCGTTTTGCAGGCGGTGCGGCAGATGAAAGAGATGGGACTCCACGGTTATGTGATCCAGAATGGGAATTCGACGGCTTCCGCGGCGCTGAATACGGGAATTCAGAAAGCCGACGGCAGTTATATTTCTTTTATTTTTGCCCGCAGGCTGTATGAAAACTTTGTCCCTGCTTTTTTGGAAACCGCAAAGCGGACCAAGGCGGATTTTGTATTTGGCTGCACCGGCCGCGAGGAAGCCCGGTCGGCGGAACGGCGTTCGCTGAGCAGCGCGATCCTTCACCACGGCGGAAATCAGTATCTGAAAAGCTGGATTCTGCGGGGCGCGGCGATCGATATCTCCGCAGTGCTGATTCGGCGATCCTTCCTGCTGGAACGACAGATTGAATTTGAGGAAGCCTGCCGCTACGGGTATTCGGAGGAATTCATCGCCCGGTGTCTGCTGCTTTCTGACGCCGTGGTTCAGGCGCCTGTGGTGCTTAGAAGGAATGAAACCTGCGAGCTGAAACGCGGCAAGCAGAAGCCCGCCGGGACGGATATTTTCCAGCGCGTGGAGTCGGTCCTCCGCATTGCGGACGCGGTCAGGAGCAACTGCCCGGAGGATGCGGAACTGCTTCGGCTTGTGGAACGGATCAGAGTGCCGCAGGCCGTTATGAACGCGGTGGACGTCCTTCTGCGCGAGGGCAACGATGCGCGTTCCGTCCGCGGCTGCCTTCAGGCCTTCGGATATAACCGTCTTCTGACGGCGGACCGCAGAATGGACCCGAAGCTTCGTAGGAGCATCCTGCTGTGGCGTTTTTCCCCCGGGCTGTACCGTCCCCGTTAA